In Janthinobacterium rivuli, a single genomic region encodes these proteins:
- the rsmA gene encoding 16S rRNA (adenine(1518)-N(6)/adenine(1519)-N(6))-dimethyltransferase RsmA translates to MKHVARKRFGQNFLHDRFVLDDITAAIGPQADDAMVEIGPGLGAMTEQLLRHLKQMHVVELDRDLIVRLEKTFNPAKLTIHSGDALKFDFAQIPVPAGQKLRIVGNLPYNISSPLLFHLADFAPLVQDQHFMLQKEVVERMVAEPGSKAYGRLSVMLQWRYKMSLLFIVPPTAFDPPPKVESAIVRMIPVAERLACDQATLEAVVMKAFSQRRKVIRNCLAGMFTEEQIKAAGIDPTLRPETVGLEQYVALANLLKAPQ, encoded by the coding sequence ATGAAACACGTTGCCCGCAAACGCTTTGGCCAGAACTTCCTGCATGACCGCTTCGTCCTCGACGACATCACGGCCGCCATCGGGCCGCAGGCGGATGATGCCATGGTCGAGATCGGCCCCGGCCTGGGCGCCATGACGGAGCAGCTGCTGCGCCATTTGAAACAGATGCATGTGGTCGAGCTGGACCGCGACCTGATCGTGCGCCTGGAAAAAACCTTCAATCCGGCCAAGCTGACGATCCATTCGGGCGACGCGCTGAAGTTTGATTTCGCGCAAATCCCCGTGCCGGCCGGCCAGAAGCTGCGCATCGTGGGCAACTTGCCATACAACATCTCCAGCCCATTGCTGTTCCACCTGGCGGACTTCGCGCCGCTGGTGCAGGACCAGCATTTCATGCTGCAAAAGGAAGTCGTCGAACGCATGGTGGCCGAACCGGGCAGCAAGGCCTATGGCCGCCTGTCCGTGATGCTGCAATGGCGCTACAAAATGTCGCTGCTGTTCATCGTGCCGCCGACAGCGTTTGACCCGCCGCCGAAAGTGGAATCGGCTATCGTGCGCATGATCCCCGTGGCCGAGCGCCTGGCGTGCGACCAGGCGACGCTGGAAGCGGTGGTGATGAAGGCCTTCTCGCAGCGCCGCAAGGTGATCCGCAACTGCCTGGCCGGCATGTTTACGGAAGAGCAGATCAAGGCGGCCGGCATCGACCCGACCCTGCGTCCGGAAACCGTGGGGCTGGAGCAGTATGTTGCTTTGGCGAATCTGCTCAAAGCACCGCAGTAA
- the pdxA gene encoding 4-hydroxythreonine-4-phosphate dehydrogenase PdxA → MSNLPPARRPAIAITCGEPAGVGPEISIRAAWAMRNEVNCILLGDAAFLALTASLIDPEIRLAALSLQAVRNSGLPQFGPGRLAVIDIPTVNNVIPGVLDKENGRSVLATLDAAVEGIAAGWFGAMVTAPLQKSTINDAGVAFSGHTEYLAEKTNTPQVVMMLAGEPGHGEPTLRVALATTHLPLKDVSAAITMDSLAVTLDILQTDLQQKFGIAAPRILVTGLNPHAGEGGYLGREEIDVIAPAIAAAQARGIDARGPYPADTLFQQKYLADADCVLAMYHDQGLPVLKYATFGRGINITLGLPLIRTSVDHGTALDLAAQGLGLADCHSMEQALQTALDMLRASTPT, encoded by the coding sequence ATGAGTAACTTGCCCCCTGCACGCCGCCCGGCCATCGCCATCACTTGTGGCGAACCGGCCGGTGTTGGCCCGGAAATTTCCATACGCGCGGCCTGGGCCATGCGCAATGAGGTCAACTGCATCCTGCTGGGCGACGCCGCCTTCCTGGCGCTGACGGCCAGCCTGATCGATCCGGAGATCCGACTGGCGGCGCTGTCGCTGCAAGCCGTGCGCAACAGCGGCTTGCCTCAGTTCGGACCGGGCCGCCTGGCCGTGATCGATATTCCCACCGTCAACAATGTCATTCCCGGCGTGCTGGACAAGGAAAACGGGCGTTCCGTGCTCGCTACCCTGGACGCGGCCGTGGAAGGCATAGCAGCCGGCTGGTTCGGTGCCATGGTCACGGCTCCCTTGCAAAAAAGCACGATCAACGACGCCGGCGTGGCCTTTTCCGGCCACACGGAATACCTGGCAGAAAAAACCAATACACCGCAAGTGGTGATGATGCTGGCTGGCGAACCGGGACATGGCGAACCGACCCTGCGCGTGGCGCTGGCCACCACGCACCTGCCATTGAAGGATGTGTCCGCCGCCATCACGATGGACAGCCTGGCCGTCACCCTCGATATTCTCCAGACGGACTTGCAACAGAAATTCGGCATCGCCGCGCCGCGCATCCTCGTTACCGGCCTGAACCCGCACGCGGGCGAGGGCGGGTATCTGGGACGAGAGGAAATCGACGTCATCGCCCCGGCGATTGCCGCGGCGCAAGCGCGCGGCATCGATGCGCGCGGACCGTATCCGGCCGACACCCTGTTCCAGCAAAAATATCTGGCCGACGCCGATTGCGTGCTGGCCATGTACCACGACCAGGGTTTGCCCGTGCTGAAATACGCGACCTTCGGGCGCGGCATCAATATCACCCTGGGCTTGCCGCTGATACGCACCTCGGTCGACCACGGCACGGCGCTGGACCTGGCCGCGCAAGGGCTGGGGCTGGCCGATTGCCACAGCATGGAGCAGGCCCTGCAAACGGCGCTCGACATGCTGCGCGCCAGCACCCCGACCTGA
- a CDS encoding peptidylprolyl isomerase, producing MHQLKIATVLLCAISGAATSSVWAQQAASAPVATPAAAAPAPAKGFTPPASSSGQTIDSIAVVVNDEVITRNEVVARIKSVEQRMKAQNVPLPDPADLRRQLLERMIVERAQMQLAKEMGVRVDDQTLDRAIGRIAEQQKMTVQELRNQMEKEGTPFATFREEIRDEIIMQRLREHEVDAKIQISDSEVDNFLEAEKAAASEQVELNLAQILVRIPENSSPEQIAARRARAEEVSRQLRTGADFAKMAATYSDASDALSGGDIGWRHSDRVPPLFTEQLLKLKPGQITPIIKSNTGFHILKLVDRRSAAEAQAVAAVQQTHARHILLKVTPTLSAAEAKRKLLELKERLDNKAAKFEDLARLFSNDGSAAKGGDLGWLYPGDTVPEFETAMNALKPGEVSEPIESSFGFHLIEVLERKSDDVSKEKQRAAARNALRERKLEEATENWAREVRDRAYVEFRADDQ from the coding sequence ATGCACCAACTCAAAATTGCAACGGTTTTGTTGTGCGCCATTTCCGGCGCCGCGACCAGTAGTGTCTGGGCGCAACAGGCTGCGTCAGCGCCTGTCGCCACGCCCGCTGCCGCCGCCCCAGCGCCGGCCAAGGGGTTCACGCCACCGGCCTCGAGCAGTGGCCAGACCATCGACTCCATCGCCGTCGTCGTCAATGATGAAGTGATTACGCGCAATGAAGTAGTTGCCCGCATCAAGAGCGTGGAACAGCGCATGAAGGCGCAGAACGTGCCCTTGCCCGATCCTGCCGACCTGCGTCGTCAATTGCTGGAGCGCATGATTGTTGAGCGCGCACAAATGCAGCTGGCCAAGGAAATGGGCGTGCGCGTGGATGACCAGACCCTGGACCGCGCGATCGGCCGTATTGCTGAGCAGCAAAAAATGACGGTGCAGGAATTGCGCAACCAGATGGAAAAAGAAGGCACGCCGTTTGCGACCTTCCGCGAAGAAATCCGCGATGAAATCATCATGCAGCGCCTGCGCGAACATGAAGTCGACGCCAAGATCCAGATTTCCGATTCCGAAGTGGATAACTTCCTGGAAGCGGAAAAAGCGGCCGCCAGCGAACAGGTGGAGCTGAATCTGGCGCAGATTCTCGTGCGCATTCCGGAAAACTCCAGCCCCGAACAGATCGCCGCGCGCCGCGCGCGTGCCGAAGAAGTCAGCCGCCAGCTGCGCACGGGCGCCGATTTCGCCAAGATGGCCGCCACCTATTCCGACGCCAGCGATGCGCTGAGCGGCGGCGATATCGGCTGGCGCCATAGCGACCGCGTGCCGCCCCTGTTCACGGAACAACTGCTGAAACTGAAACCGGGCCAGATCACGCCTATCATCAAGAGCAACACCGGCTTCCATATCCTCAAGCTGGTGGACCGACGCAGCGCGGCCGAAGCGCAAGCCGTCGCTGCCGTGCAGCAGACGCATGCCCGCCATATCCTGCTGAAAGTAACGCCGACCCTGTCGGCTGCCGAAGCCAAGCGTAAATTGCTGGAATTGAAAGAGCGCCTCGACAACAAGGCCGCCAAGTTCGAAGACCTGGCCCGTTTGTTCTCGAATGACGGTTCGGCGGCCAAGGGCGGCGACCTGGGCTGGCTGTATCCAGGCGACACCGTGCCGGAATTCGAAACGGCGATGAATGCGCTGAAACCGGGCGAGGTGAGCGAACCGATCGAATCGAGCTTCGGCTTCCACCTGATCGAAGTGCTGGAACGCAAGAGCGACGACGTCTCGAAAGAGAAACAGCGCGCCGCCGCACGCAATGCCTTGCGCGAACGCAAGCTGGAAGAAGCGACGGAAAACTGGGCGCGCGAAGTGCGCGACCGTGCCTACGTCGAATTCCGCGCGGACGACCAGTAA
- a CDS encoding LPS-assembly protein LptD, whose protein sequence is MWRFGDYYTGDVLKLNMETGKGFLLNPTYRFEVGGGQGKAERVDFINPDEATVIDGTYSTCEGPNPDWYLKSSTLNLDTGRDVGTGSKTIIYFKDVPILGTPGISFSLSGARRSGWLAPTPGFASKNGFELLMPYYVNIAPNRDLTLFPRYIQRRGIQLGATGRYMGETDAGLYQGETSFEFLPNDKQTKTNRYMIKSRHEQALAKGWSYSWDLREASDNNYPNDFSKTVATATERQLLRELRTDYRTEDWNLTARVQNYQVLQDPDPNVTVPRPYDRLPAVNFHAGKYDVWGGFDWTFDAEATRFAHPTLVQGSRLVAVPQVSFPIMRPGYFITPKLMLNASAYQLDNDARTKALFPDTSFTRAVPTFSVDSGLVFERDTNLFGAKGGTQTLEPRLFYVYTPYRDQSQFPNFDTADGTFNLTQIFTENRFVGSDRIGDANQVTAAVVSRFLQSDGTERMRLTFGQRFYFADQRVQLNSTTPVNQSRSDILLAATGRVSETWTADSLVQYNPSDRRLMSYNYSLQYQPGAKKVLNFSNRFQRDSLRNAEISTQWPLTDRLYGVGRISYSIKDRSMLESLVGLEYKGDCWVFRMGAQRFVTTAKTVSTPIFFQLELTGLSNGLGLGANGLETFTKTIPGYQTLSQPLR, encoded by the coding sequence ATGTGGCGTTTCGGCGATTACTACACGGGCGACGTCCTGAAGCTGAACATGGAGACCGGCAAGGGTTTCCTGCTCAATCCGACGTACCGCTTCGAAGTGGGCGGCGGCCAGGGCAAGGCCGAGCGCGTCGACTTCATCAACCCCGACGAAGCCACTGTCATCGACGGCACCTACAGTACCTGCGAAGGGCCGAATCCGGACTGGTACCTGAAATCGAGCACCTTGAACCTCGATACGGGCCGCGACGTGGGCACCGGCAGCAAGACCATCATCTATTTCAAGGATGTGCCGATCCTGGGCACGCCGGGCATTTCATTTTCGCTGTCCGGTGCGCGCCGCTCGGGCTGGCTGGCGCCCACGCCGGGCTTTGCCTCGAAGAACGGTTTCGAGCTGCTGATGCCGTATTACGTGAACATCGCGCCGAACCGCGACCTGACCCTGTTCCCGCGCTACATCCAGCGGCGCGGCATCCAGCTCGGCGCGACGGGCCGCTACATGGGCGAGACGGATGCCGGCCTGTACCAAGGTGAAACGTCGTTTGAGTTCTTGCCTAACGACAAGCAAACCAAGACCAACCGCTACATGATCAAGTCCAGGCATGAGCAGGCGCTGGCCAAGGGCTGGAGTTACAGCTGGGATCTGCGCGAGGCGTCCGACAATAATTACCCGAACGATTTTTCGAAAACCGTCGCCACCGCCACCGAGCGCCAGTTGCTGCGCGAATTGCGCACCGATTACCGCACCGAGGACTGGAACCTGACGGCGCGCGTGCAGAATTACCAGGTGCTGCAGGATCCTGATCCCAACGTGACAGTGCCGCGTCCGTATGACCGCTTGCCGGCGGTGAACTTCCACGCTGGCAAATATGACGTCTGGGGCGGCTTCGACTGGACCTTCGACGCGGAAGCGACGCGCTTCGCCCACCCGACCCTGGTGCAAGGCTCGCGCCTCGTGGCCGTGCCGCAGGTGAGTTTCCCCATCATGCGCCCTGGCTACTTCATCACGCCCAAGCTGATGCTCAATGCCAGCGCGTATCAGCTCGACAATGACGCCAGGACCAAGGCGCTGTTTCCGGACACGTCGTTTACGCGCGCCGTGCCGACCTTCTCGGTCGACAGCGGCCTGGTGTTTGAACGCGACACGAATCTGTTTGGCGCCAAGGGCGGCACGCAAACCCTGGAGCCGCGCCTGTTCTACGTCTACACGCCGTACCGGGACCAGTCGCAGTTTCCGAATTTCGATACGGCCGACGGCACTTTCAACCTGACGCAGATCTTCACGGAAAACCGTTTTGTCGGTAGCGACCGCATCGGCGACGCCAACCAGGTCACGGCCGCCGTCGTCTCGCGCTTCCTGCAGTCGGACGGCACCGAGCGCATGCGCCTGACCTTCGGCCAGCGTTTCTATTTTGCCGACCAGCGTGTGCAGCTCAATTCGACCACGCCCGTCAACCAGTCGCGTTCGGATATCCTGCTGGCGGCAACGGGCCGCGTGTCTGAGACTTGGACCGCCGACAGCCTGGTGCAGTACAATCCCAGCGATCGCCGCCTGATGAGCTACAACTACAGCTTGCAATATCAGCCTGGTGCCAAGAAAGTATTGAATTTCAGCAATCGTTTCCAGCGTGACAGTTTGCGCAATGCGGAAATATCGACGCAATGGCCGTTGACGGATCGCCTGTATGGCGTGGGACGCATCAGTTACTCCATCAAGGATCGCAGCATGTTGGAAAGCCTGGTCGGTCTGGAATACAAGGGCGACTGCTGGGTGTTCCGCATGGGCGCGCAGCGTTTCGTGACGACGGCCAAGACTGTCTCGACGCCGATCTTCTTCCAGCTGGAATTGACGGGCTTGTCGAATGGCCTGGGTCTGGGCGCGAATGGCCTGGAAACTTTTACAAAAACCATCCCTGGTTACCAGACACTGAGCCAGCCACTCCGTTAA
- a CDS encoding aminoglycoside phosphotransferase family protein, with protein sequence MSFSPNSSTAPASADARLTLLKAWLAPLNLVAPESARPASSDASFRRYYRLDVLPGNATLPGSTLIAMDAPPERENVPAYIKVAGLLKGAGVSVPEIIAQDLEQGFLLLSDLGTTTYLDALNHDNASVLYAEALESLMKIQLASQPDVLPDFDRAFILREMNLFPEWFIGKHLGATLTDVQQTQLDKVFEAITANILSQQQVFMHRDYHSRNLMHINDGSIPNPGILDFQDAVFGPVTYDIASLLRDAYIQWDEELVLDWVIRYWQRAKQLGLPVNPDIDAFYRDFEFTALQRHLKILGLFARLNYRDGKDLYMGDLPTVLDYVRKTANRYTELKPLVRLLDALENKTPQVGYTF encoded by the coding sequence ATGTCATTCTCCCCCAATTCCTCCACCGCGCCGGCCTCCGCCGACGCTCGCCTGACCCTGTTGAAAGCCTGGTTGGCCCCGCTGAACCTCGTCGCGCCCGAATCCGCCCGCCCCGCTTCCAGCGATGCGAGCTTCCGCCGCTACTACCGTCTCGACGTGCTGCCAGGCAATGCAACATTGCCAGGAAGTACACTCATCGCCATGGATGCGCCGCCCGAGCGCGAAAACGTGCCCGCCTATATCAAGGTGGCCGGCTTGCTGAAAGGCGCCGGCGTGTCCGTGCCCGAGATCATCGCGCAAGACCTGGAACAGGGCTTCCTGCTGCTGTCCGACCTGGGCACGACCACCTATCTCGACGCCCTGAACCACGACAATGCCAGCGTGCTGTACGCCGAAGCGCTGGAATCGCTGATGAAAATCCAGCTGGCCAGTCAGCCCGACGTCTTGCCTGACTTCGACCGCGCCTTCATCCTGCGCGAAATGAATCTGTTCCCGGAATGGTTTATCGGCAAGCACCTGGGCGCCACCTTGACGGATGTGCAACAAACCCAGCTGGACAAGGTTTTCGAGGCCATCACGGCGAATATCTTGTCGCAGCAACAAGTATTCATGCACCGCGACTACCATTCGCGCAATTTGATGCACATCAACGATGGTTCCATCCCCAATCCCGGCATCCTCGACTTCCAGGACGCCGTCTTCGGCCCCGTCACCTACGACATCGCCTCGCTGCTGCGCGACGCGTATATCCAGTGGGATGAGGAACTGGTGCTCGACTGGGTAATCCGCTACTGGCAGCGCGCCAAGCAGCTGGGCTTGCCAGTCAATCCCGACATCGACGCCTTCTACCGCGATTTCGAATTCACGGCCCTGCAGCGCCACCTGAAAATCCTCGGCCTGTTCGCGCGCCTGAATTACCGCGACGGCAAGGATCTGTACATGGGCGACCTGCCAACCGTGCTCGACTACGTGCGCAAGACCGCCAACCGCTACACGGAACTCAAGCCGCTGGTGCGTTTGCTCGATGCCCTCGAGAACAAAACGCCGCAGGTCGGTTACACCTTCTGA
- the murU gene encoding N-acetylmuramate alpha-1-phosphate uridylyltransferase MurU translates to MKAMIFAAGRGERMRPLTDTCPKPLLKVRGRPLIVWHVLNLVRAGITDIVINHSHLGHQIEETLGDGSAYGARIAYSPETTPLETAGGIAQARHLLGDEPFLAISGDIYCPYFDFKQVLDVLADKDVLGTPYPADQRDIAWTYLVPNPDFHPKGDFGLTLFAINNTDDTKWTFANIGVYRPEMFDGIAPGSHAKLGDLLRRYADQGRVGGEVYPGEWTNVGTPAQLDALNGVTAKASAT, encoded by the coding sequence ATGAAAGCCATGATCTTTGCCGCAGGCCGCGGTGAACGGATGCGTCCGCTTACCGATACCTGTCCCAAACCGCTGCTGAAAGTGCGCGGCCGTCCGCTGATCGTCTGGCATGTGCTGAACCTGGTGCGCGCCGGCATCACCGACATCGTCATCAACCATTCGCACCTGGGCCACCAGATCGAGGAAACCCTGGGCGACGGCAGCGCGTATGGCGCGCGCATCGCGTATTCGCCCGAGACCACCCCGCTGGAAACGGCGGGCGGCATCGCCCAGGCGCGCCATTTGCTGGGCGATGAACCATTCCTCGCCATTTCCGGCGATATCTATTGCCCGTATTTCGACTTCAAGCAGGTACTCGACGTGCTGGCCGACAAGGATGTGCTGGGTACGCCGTACCCGGCCGACCAGCGCGACATCGCCTGGACTTACCTGGTGCCCAATCCCGACTTCCACCCCAAGGGCGACTTCGGCCTGACCTTGTTCGCGATCAACAATACGGACGACACCAAGTGGACCTTCGCCAACATCGGCGTGTACCGCCCTGAAATGTTCGACGGCATCGCGCCCGGCAGCCACGCCAAGCTCGGCGATTTGCTGCGCCGGTATGCGGACCAGGGCCGCGTGGGCGGCGAGGTCTATCCTGGCGAGTGGACGAATGTGGGTACGCCGGCACAGCTCGACGCGCTCAATGGCGTGACAGCCAAGGCAAGCGCAACATGA
- the pepP gene encoding Xaa-Pro aminopeptidase gives MANYAARRAALLAQMLPGSVAVIATAPEVPRNSDCDYPYRHDSYFYYLSGFTEPDSAVALVAASATAPARAILFCRAKNTEREIWDGFRHGPEAARATFGFDSAFPIEELDVEMTRLLADCPAIYYALGGSLDAQVKVWRHNVRQKARSGVTAPAIAHDVNDMLDAMRLLKDTEEQGLMRRAAAISSAAHVRAMRATRPGMHEYALEAELLYEFRRSGAQFPAYSSIVAGGGNACILHYSANNALLQDGELVLIDAGCELDGYASDITRTWPVNGRFSGPQRALYELVLAAQQASLDMLRPGLPHSAIHEAAVQVLAQGMLDLGLLDRQKSGGVQDVIADKAYMPFYMHGTSHWLGMDVHDVGAYRDTGTPGKPWRALAPGMVLTVEPGIYVRPGAGVPEQFWHTGIRIEDDVLVTPQGHEVFSSAPKSVAEIEQLMSQD, from the coding sequence ATGGCCAACTACGCGGCCCGGCGCGCGGCGCTGCTGGCGCAGATGCTGCCGGGCAGCGTGGCTGTCATTGCCACGGCGCCCGAGGTGCCGCGCAACAGCGATTGCGATTATCCGTATCGCCACGACAGCTATTTCTATTACCTGAGCGGCTTTACGGAACCCGACAGCGCCGTGGCCCTCGTGGCCGCCAGCGCCACGGCGCCCGCGCGCGCCATCCTGTTTTGCCGCGCCAAGAACACGGAGCGCGAAATCTGGGACGGTTTCCGCCATGGCCCCGAAGCGGCCCGCGCCACATTTGGTTTCGATAGCGCCTTTCCCATCGAGGAACTCGACGTGGAAATGACGCGCCTGCTGGCCGACTGCCCCGCCATTTACTATGCGCTGGGCGGCAGCCTCGATGCGCAAGTAAAAGTCTGGCGGCACAACGTGCGGCAAAAGGCCCGCAGCGGCGTCACGGCGCCCGCCATCGCGCATGACGTCAATGACATGCTCGACGCCATGCGTCTGCTGAAAGACACGGAAGAACAGGGCCTGATGCGCCGCGCGGCCGCCATTTCCAGCGCCGCCCACGTGCGCGCCATGCGTGCCACGCGGCCCGGCATGCACGAATACGCGCTCGAAGCGGAGCTGCTGTACGAATTTCGCCGCAGCGGCGCGCAGTTCCCCGCATATTCCTCCATCGTGGCCGGCGGCGGCAACGCCTGCATCCTGCACTACAGCGCCAACAACGCGCTCTTACAAGACGGCGAGCTGGTGCTGATCGACGCCGGCTGCGAACTCGATGGCTACGCCTCCGACATCACGCGCACCTGGCCCGTCAACGGCCGTTTCAGCGGCCCGCAACGGGCGCTGTATGAACTGGTGCTGGCGGCGCAACAGGCGTCGCTGGACATGCTGCGTCCCGGCTTGCCGCACAGCGCCATCCACGAGGCGGCCGTGCAGGTGCTGGCGCAGGGCATGCTGGACCTGGGTTTGCTGGACCGGCAGAAAAGCGGCGGCGTGCAGGACGTCATCGCCGACAAGGCGTATATGCCCTTCTACATGCACGGCACCAGCCACTGGCTGGGCATGGACGTGCACGACGTGGGCGCCTACCGCGACACGGGTACGCCCGGCAAGCCGTGGCGCGCTTTGGCGCCGGGCATGGTGCTGACGGTGGAGCCGGGCATCTATGTGCGCCCGGGCGCGGGCGTGCCGGAGCAGTTCTGGCATACCGGCATCCGCATCGAAGACGATGTGCTGGTCACGCCGCAAGGCCATGAAGTCTTCAGCTCGGCGCCCAAGAGCGTCGCTGAAATCGAACAACTGATGTCACAGGATTAA